A window from Gossypium raimondii isolate GPD5lz chromosome 7, ASM2569854v1, whole genome shotgun sequence encodes these proteins:
- the LOC105789975 gene encoding tyrosine-protein phosphatase DSP1: protein MKDDTATTTELIQNQHQKGNQEMCRATEVVSTVDRVVDMSSPVMSQDELNLIPPLNFAMVDNGIFRSGFPDSANFSFLQTLRLRSIIYLCPEPYSEANNEFLKSNGIKLFQFGIEGYKEPFVNIPQDTIREALKTLLDVRNHPVLIHCKRGKHRTGCLVGCLRKLQRWCLSSIFDEYQRFAAAKARVSDQRFMELFDVSSLKHLPMSFSCLKR, encoded by the exons atgaaAGACGACACTGCAACAACAACCGAGCTGATCCAAAACCAGCACCAAAAAGGGAACCAAGAGATGTGCAGAGCCACGGAAGTCGTTTCCACCGTTGACCGAGTAGTCGACATGTCGTCGCCGGTCATGTCACAGGATGAACTTAACTTGATCCCTCCTTTGAACTTTGCTATGGTTGACAATGGCATTTTCAGGTCAGGTTTCCCTGATTCTGCCAACTTCTCTTTTCTTCAAACACTTCGTCTTCGTTCCATTAT ATATTTGTGTCCTGAACCATACTCAGAAGCCAACAATGAATTTTTAAAGTCTAATGGAATCAAGCTGTTCCAGTTTGGAATTGAAGGTTACAAG GAGCCATTTGTAAATATTCCACAGGACACAATCCGCGAAGCTCTAAAAACTCTACTTG ATGTAAGGAATCATCCAGTTTTAATTCACTGTAAACGAGGAAAG CACCGAACCGGTTGTCTCGTCGGATGCTTGAGGAAATTACAAAGATGGTGTTTGTCATCCATATTCGATGAGTACCAAAGATTTGCTGCGGCAAAAGCTAGAGTTTCCGATCAAAGGTTCATGGAATTGTTTGATGTTTCTAGCCTGAAGCATCTACCAATGTCGTTTTCTTGCTTGAAAAGGTAA
- the LOC105789967 gene encoding 1-aminocyclopropane-1-carboxylate oxidase 3 has translation MGKFPVINLEKLNGERAATMDLIKDACENWGFFEVLNHGIPYEFMDRVESLTKEHYKKCMEQRFKELVASKALEGLQAEVTDMDWESTFYLRHLPESNMAEIPDLTDEYRKVMKEFALKLEKLAEELLDLFCENLGLEKGYLKKAFYGAKGPTFGTKVSNYPPCPTPDKIKGLRAHTDAGGIILLFQDPQVGGLQLLKDGEWVDVPPLRHSIVINLGDQLEVITNGKYKSVEHRVIAQTDGARMSIASFYNPGSDAVIYPAPALVEKEEEEEEEKKGLYPKFVFEDYMKLYGVLKFQAKEPRFEAMKAREATA, from the exons ATGGGAAAATTCCCAGTGATCAACTTGGAGAAACTGAATGGTGAGAGAGCAGCAACCATGGATCTAATCAAAGATGCCTGTGAGAATTGGGGCTTCTTTGAG GTGTTGAACCATGGGATTCCCTATGAATTTATGGACAGAGTGGAAAGCTTGACGAAGGAGCATTACAAGAAATGCATGGAGCAAAGGTTTAAGGAACTGGTGGCAAGCAAGGCCCTTGAGGGTCTCCAGGCTGAGGTTACTGATATGGACTGGGAAAGTACCTTCTATTTGCGCCATCTCCCTGAATCCAACATGGCTGAAATCCCAGATCTAACCGATGAATACAGGAAGGTGATGAAAGAATTTGCATTGAAATTGGAGAAACTAGCAGAGGAGCTGCTGGACCTGTTCTGTGAGAACCTTGGTCTAGAAAAAGGATATCTGAAAAAGGCTTTCTATGGGGCAAAAGGTCCCACCTTTGGCACCAAAGTTAGCAACTACCCACCATGTCCCACCCCAGACAAAATCAAGGGACTCAGAGCCCACACGGACGCCGGTGGCATCATCTTGCTGTTCCAAGACCCCCAAGTGGGCGGCCTTCAGCTTCTTAAAGACGGGGAATGGGTGGATGTTCCCCCCTTGCGCCACTCCATCGTGATCAACCTGGGAGACCAGCTGGAGGTGATCACCAACGGCAAATACAAGAGCGTGGAGCACAGGGTGATTGCTCAAACCGACGGGGCTCGCATGTCGATAGCTTCGTTTTACAACCCCGGCAGCGACGCCGTTATCTACCCGGCGCCAGCCCTGGtggagaaagaagaagaagaagaagaagagaagaaaggaTTGTACCCAAAATTTGTGTTCGAAGATTACATGAAGCTTTACGGTGTGCTTAAATTCCAGGCCAAGGAGCCGAGGTTTGAAGCCATGAAAGCCAGGGAAGCAACAGCTTAA